The following are from one region of the Osmerus mordax isolate fOsmMor3 chromosome 1, fOsmMor3.pri, whole genome shotgun sequence genome:
- the si:dkey-13a21.4 gene encoding ras-related protein rab7 → MRLHTLRTPRICALPVSHQKVIMTEWKSPLKVILIGNSGVGKSSFMNRYVNHRFTNMYRATIGTDFLTKELSIGDSTVVLQIWDTAGTERFQSLGTPLYRGSHCCMLVFDVTSRTTFSALEVWRKEFLVQGEPPDPANFPFIVLGNKTDLANREVSSKQALQWCEKIGALYCEGSAKEDTDVEQTFLKAATAALHQYKKHTLENTGHFQVTCKQLEETRNDKCQC, encoded by the exons ATGAGATTGCATACATTGCGCACTCCACGAATTTGTGCCCTTCCTGTGAGCCATCAGAAAGTAATCATGACGGAGTGGAAGTCTCCCTTGAAAGTAATACTTATCGGCAACTCTGG ggtgGGAAAGTCCTCCTTCATGAACAGATACGTGAACCACCGCTTCACTAATATGTATCGAGCCACTATTGGGACTGACTTTCTCACCAAAGAGCTGAGCATCGGTGACTCCACAGTTGTTCTACAG ATCTGGGACACTGCAGGCACAGAGAGGTTCCAGTCTCTAGGTACACCCTTGTACCGGGGGTCTCACTGCTGCATGCTAGTGTTTGATGTCACCTCCAGGACTACTTTCTCTGcactggaggtgtggaggaaagAGTTCTTAGTTCAGGGCGAGCCCCCTGACCCTGCCAATTTCCCATTCATTGTGCTTGGCAACAAGACTGACTTGGCAAATAGAGAG GTGTCAAGCAAGCAAGCATTGCAATGGTGTGAAAAGATAGGGGCACTGTATTGTGAAGGAAGTGCTAAGGAGGACACTGATGTGGAACAGACATTTTTGAAAGCTGCAACAGCAGCATTACATCAG tacaaaaaacacacattggAAAATACAGGACATTTCCAGGTAACCTGCAAACAGTTGGAAGAAACTCGCAACGACAAGTGTCAGTGCTAG